Within the Microbacterium terricola genome, the region GATGCCGGCGATCGCCGTGAGGACGGCTTCGCCGCCGGAGAGCTCGCCGACGCGACGGTCGAGCATCTCGGGCGCGAGACCGGCCTCGGCGAGGGCCGCCTGCGCGCGCGCCTCGACGTCCCAGTCGTCGCCGACCGCGTCGAAGTGCCGCTCCGCGACGTCGCCGGCGGCGATGGCGCGCACGGCCGCGAGCGCCCCCGCGACGCCGAGCAGGTCGGCGACAGGGCGGTCGACGTCGAGGGTCAGCCGCTGCGGCAGGTACGCCGCCTCGGCTGCGCGATCGATGCGCCCGGATGCCGGGGTGAGCTCTCCGGCGACGAGCCGCAGCAGGGTGGACTTGCCGGAGCCGTTGCGGCCGACGAGTCCCGTGCTGCCGGTGCCGAACGAGCCGGACACGTCGGAGAGGGCGGGTGATCCGTCCGGCCAGGCGAAGCTGAGCCGGTCGAGGGTGAAGGTGTGGTTCTGCGTGGGCACGAGGCCTCCCGATGTCAGGCATGCGCTGACACCGGGCAGGCCGGAATCCGGGTGGGATGACGGCGGGGGCGACGGGTCAGCGCGGAATGGATGCGCAGACGCGTCGCAGTTCGCACGCGGCCCGAGGGGGCGACGAAGGACGGATCAGCGCGGGGTCACAGCGCGGACGCGACGATCTCCGTCATTTCATTCCTCACACTCGGGGACGAGAACCCCGCCACGATACACCCCTACCCTGAGCGGGGCCTCTCACTGCCCGAGCGCGGCCAGCTGCTTCTCGAGGAAGGTGCGCACATCGGCGAGCTCCTGCTCGGAGACGCTGTGCGCCAGCTCGGGATAGACGCGGCCGCTCAGCTCGCTGTGCGCAGGCAGCCAGTGCGTCGTGTGCACCACGAGCTGCGCGGGGATGACCTCGTCGCGCGACCCTCGCCCCCAGAACACCGGCGGCCTCAGTACGGCGAGCTGCTCGTCGCCGGCCAGCTCGCCCGGCGTGGCGTAGCCCGCGAGATTGACGACGAACGCGAACCGCTCCGGTCGCAGGCGCAGGGCCTGCAGGGCGACGACCGCGCCCTGCGAGAAGCCGAGCAGGCCGATCGTGCGGCCCGGGGCCACGGCATCCACCCATTCGACGAATCGGGATGCTGCCGAGCTGACCAGGTCGGGATCGTGCGCGTCGAGATTCTCGATGGCGTACCAGGCGTAGCCGGGCGTCGGCCAGCGCGGGGCGAGCGGCGCGCGCACGGCGGCGAACGCGAACGCATCTGGCAGGTGCGGGATGAGGCCGCCGAGGTCGTGCTCGTGGGAGCCGTAGCCGTGCAGCAGCACCAGGAGCGGCGCGTCGCGGCGCGCGTCGAGCGGCTCGGACCACAGCACGGCGTCGGGATCGAGGGCGGGGACGTCCGTCATAGGGTTCATCTTTTCAGGCGGCCCCGACACCCGCGAAGTCGCCTGGGGTATACAGGAGGCATGCCGGTTCGCACCCCCGATCCCGATCCGAACGAGCGCGACGACGAGGGAACCCCTCGCGATCCGCTCGGCGGCATCGGCGCGACCGGCGGCAGGTCTGGGCACCCGGTCGGCGACGGGTCGTTCGGGCATCCGGCGCCCGGCAACGCCGCCAACCCCGGGTGGCTCACCGACATCGAGCTGGCCGAGGCGCGCCGCCGTCTGCCTGTCCTGTACGTCGAGGCCGTGCCGGTGCGCACCGACGGCATGGGGCAGGTGATCGAGGTCGGGATCCTGCTGCGGGCCACCCCCATCGGCGAGATCAGCCGCACGATCGTGTCAGGACGCGTCCGCTACGGCGAGACCGTCCGCGACGCGCTGTTCCGCCACCTCGAGAACGACCTCGGGCCGATGGCGTTCCCGCTGCTGCCGTCCGCGCCCGTGCCGTTCACGGTCGCCGAGTACTTCCCGATCCCCGGGGTGAGCGCCTTCCACGACGACCGTCAGCACGCGGTCTCGCTCGCCTTCGTCGTCCCCGTCACGGGTACCTGCGAGCCGCGTCAGGACGCGCTCGAGGTGACCTGGCTGAAGCCGGAGGAGGCAGCATCCGACGCCCTCGCCGCTGAGATGGAAGGCGGCAGGGGCACGCTCATCCGTCTCGCGCTCGCCAGCGTCGGAGCGCTGCGCTGACAGGCGCGCCCGACCGCCCGGCGATCACGGCGCCGACTGCGTCTTGATCCGGCGTCGCGGGGACTGATAATAGGACGATCCCCTTCGGCGTCCCCCGCGCCGCATCCCCCTCCGGAGAATCAGATGACTGATCAGCAGGTGCCGTCACGCACGTCCGAATCCGACGGCCGCTCGCCGTTCGACGAGCTCATCGGCGCGGGAGTCGCCGCGGCCGCAGGGACCTCGTTCGCGACCGCCTTCCGCGGCTACGACCGCGACGAGGTGGACGCGGCGATCGCGGGTCTGCAGCAGCGCCAGCGCGCCGACGCCGAGCGCATCGCGGAGCTGCAGGACGAGAACCACCGCGCCGCGGAGGCCGCCACCCGCAGCCGCAAGGCGGCCGAGCGCCTGGAGGCGCGCACCCGGCAGGCCGAATCGGCGGGCAACGAGAACGTGGAGCGGCTCGAGGCCGAGCTCGCCGCCGCCGTCGCGCGCGCCGCGGACGCCGACCAGAAGGTGCAGGCGCTCAGCGACGAGCTCGTCGGCGCGTCCGGCGAGTCCGCGAACAAGGAGCGGTTCGAGGAGATCCTCCGCGTCGCGGAGGACCAGGCGAGCCTCCTCATCCGCAACGCCACCGTTCAGGCCGAGCGTCTGCTCGACGCCGCCCGCGAAGAGATCCTCAACCGTCGCAAGGAGACGCAGGCCGAGGCCGCGGCGATCATCGCGCAGGCGGAGAACGACGCCCAGCAGGCGCGCCTGCGCATCGACACCGAGACGACGGCGCACCAGGCCCAGATCGAGCGGGAGGCGGCTCACGCCGCCGAGAAGGTGTCGCAGGCCGAGCAGGAGGCGGCGGCCATCCGCACCGAGGCCGAGAAGGGTGCGGCCGCGCTGCGCTCGATGGTGGCCCGCGAGACCGAGCGCGCGCGCTCCGAGGCAGAGGATGCCGTCCGCGAGCTGCGCGTGCGCGCCCTCGAGTTCGAGGAGTCGCTGACGCGCCGCCAGGACGACGCCCAGCAGGAGTTCCTCGTGCTGCACAACCAGGCCGTCGCGCACGCGGAGCGCATCACGCAGGACGCCAACGAGCAGGTCACCGCCTCGCTCGAGCACGCCCAGCGGGTCGCGGCGAAGGCGGAGGACTTCGAGAAGCTCATGCGGGCACAGGCCCAGCAGACCGAGGCCGACGCGAACCTCCGTGCGCGCGAGCACCTCGACCGTGCGCACGTGAAGGCGCAGAAGATCATCGACACCGTCACCGCCCACTCGCAGTCGGTGCTGCGCGACGCGGAGGACCGCACGCGCCAGCTCCGCTGGCAGCAGCAGCAGCTCACGAGCTTCATGGCCGAGGTGCGCGAGATGATCCGCCCGGAGGCTCCGCTCGAGGACGAGGCGACCGGGGCGGACGACGCCGCGGACGACACCGCGCCGTCCGACGACGCCGAGGATTCGGCCGCGCAGGACTGAGGCGCCGGCGCGGCCCGAGCCCTATGCTCGTGGCGTGACCGCGCTCGAACCTCTCGCCTTCCCGACCGACCTCGACGGCTGGCTCTCGTTCGCCACCGACCGCGCGACCGAGCGCATCGCACGCGTGCGGGGGGTGGACGAACGGCTCGCCGCGGAGACCGGGCTGCCCGTCCGTGAGCGCCTCGCGCTCTGGAACGACGCCGAGATCGCCCTGCACGAGGCCACCAGCGAGGCGTACGTCCTCAGCGAGTCGCACCCCGACGAGTCCGTCCGCGGCGCGGCGGAATCCCAGGTGCAGGCGCTCGAGGCGCTCGCCGCCGCCCGTCTGCTCGACCGCGGGCTGTGGGCGGCCTTCGACGGCGCCGACACCGGCGATCTCGACGCCGAGGAGCAGCGGCTGCTCGCCTTCGTGCAGCGCGATTTCCGGCGGGGCGGTGTCGCTCTCGACGACGCCGCGCGCGAGCGCGTGCGCGAGCTGACCGACCGCGACACGGAGCTCGGTCTCGCGTTCTCGCGCAGCATCCGCGACGGACGCCGTGAGATCAGGGTCGAGCCTGCCGCGCTCGCCGGGCTCCCCGACGACTTCCTCGCCGAGCATCCCGCCGGCGACGACGGCCTCGTCGTGCTGACCACCGACTACCCGGACCTCATGCCGGTGCGCGAGTACGCCACCGATCGCGGCACGCGCACCGCGCTCGTCGCCGCCTACAACGATCTCGCGTGGCCGGAGAACGAGCCGGTGCTGGCCGAGCTCCTCGCCGTCCGGGAGGAGCGGGCGCGCCTGCTCGGCTACACCGACTGGGCCGACTTCGAGACCGAGCCGCGCATGATCGGCTCCGGCGCCGCCATCCCCGCGTTCCTCGACCGGCTCGACGAGGCCTCGCGCGACGCCGCCGCGGCCGAGTACCCGCTGCTGCTCGAGCGGCTGCGCGTCGACGACCCCGACGCGGAGGCGGTGACCCTCGCCGACTTCTGGTACCTCGCCAGCGCCCTCAAGGCCGAGAACCACGATGTCGACGCCCTCGAGGTGCGCTCCTACTTCTCGTTCGACCGGGTGCTGCCCGGCGTGCTCGAGACCACCGGGCGGCTGCTCGACGTCGAGTACGTGCCGGTCGGGGTGCCCACCTGGCATGAGGACGTGCACTCGTACGATGTGGTGCGCGCGGGGGAGCGGCTCGGCCGCATCCATCTCGACATGCATCCGCGCGAGGGCAAGTTCACCCACGCCGCCTGCTTCCCGCTCGCGCCCGGCATCGTCGGTCGGAGCCTCCCCGAGGCCGTGCTGCTGTGCAACTTCGCGCGCGGTCTCATGACGCACGACGAGGTCGTCACGTTCTTCCACGAGTTCGGGCACCTCGTCCACGACATCCTCGGCGGCGCGCAGCGCTTCGTCCGCTTCGCGGGTGTCGCGACCGAGTGGGACTTCGTCGAGGCGCCCAGCCAGCTGCTCGAGGAGTGGGCGTGGGACGCGGGGGTCCTCGCCTCGTTCACCGCCAACGCGGACGGCGACCCCATCCCGGCCGACCTGGTCGCGCGCATGCGCGTGGCCGACGGGTTCGGCCGTGCGCTCGAGGTGCGCAGGCAGCTCGGCCACGCCAACGTCAGCTACCACCTGCACGTGGATCGTCCCGCCGATCTGCAGGCGGCGACCGAGCGCCTGTATGCCGCGTCGAGCCCCGTGCGGCCGCTGCCGGGACTGCATCCCTACGCCGGGTTCGGGCACCTCACCGGCTACGGCGCCTGCTACTACACGTACCAGTGGAGCCTCGTGATCGCCCGCGATCTGCTGTCGGCCTTCGGGGGCGATCTGATGGACCCCGAGGTCGCCCGCCGGTACCGGCGGGAGATCCTCGAGCAGGGTGGCCGGCGCGACGCGGCCGACCTCGTGCAGGCGTTCCTGGGGCGTCCGTACGCCTTCGACGCGTACCGCGACTGGCTCGCCGGCTCCTGAGCTCGGATCGGCCCCGGCCCGGATGTATCAGGGACGCCCTCGCCGTCTCCTGTCAGTGTGGCCAGAATGGGCGCTATGACCGAACCCGACTCCCCGCACCTCCGCGACCCCTCGGAGGACGACGGGGTCGCTGACGCTGCGCCGAGCATCTGGGAGCGTGCCGCGGAGGACTTCCACCGCTGGCAGGGCGGCGATGCGCGGGCCATGGACGACCTGGTGCGCCTGATGACACCCGTGCTGTGGCACGTCGTGCGGGCCTACGGCCTGGACACCATGCTCGCCGAGGACGTCGTCCAGTCGACGTGGCTGACGCTCGTGCGCAGGCACGACTCGATCGCCGACGAGCGCGCTGTCGCCGGGTGGCTGACGACCACCGCCCGCAGGGAGGCCTGGCGGGTGGGACGCGCGCACCAGCGCGTCCGTCCCACCGAGACGCCCGACCTCGAGCCGCACCTGCCGGTCGAGGACTCGGCGGAGGACCGCGCACAGCATCGCGACCGGGATCGGCGCCTCTGGGGCGCGGTCGGCGTCCTCGACGAGCGCTGCCGCCGGCTGCTGCGGATCGTGGCGTTCGAAGAGCGTCCCGACTACGCGCGCATCGCACTCGATCTGGCCATGCCGGTCGGATCGATCGGCCCGACCCGACAGCGCTGCCTCAGCAAGCTGCGCACCGCCCTGGAGGCGGACGGATGGAGAGGAGAGACCCGTGATCTCTGACGAACCCGCGGCGGATGCCGCCCTGTTCCAGGCGCTGCGACGCACCTGGCGGAATGTCGACCCTGAGCCGGCCGACCTCGTCGACCGCATGGTCGCCGCGGTCGCGACCGCTGATCTGACCAGGGAGTATGCGCTGCTCACGCTCGTGGAGAGCGATGCCGTCGGCGCGGTGCGCGGCGACGCCGACATGCTGACCCTGCAGTTCAGCGACGGCACGACGAGCGTGCTCATCCACGTGACCCCCGCCGAATCCGGGGCACGGCGCATCGACGGCTGGATCGACGGGGTCGCCACGTCCGTCCAGCTGATCCAGGATGCCGGGGAGTCGGCCGTCCAGGCGATCGACGGCCGGTTCGCGTTCGACGAGGTGCCTGCGGGCGTCTCCCGGCTGCGGGTCGTCCTCGAGACGCCGGCATCCGGCGGTGACGGGCCGATCGAGCTCGTGACACCGCGTTTCGAAGTCTGACGGCACGAGGCCGCTGCACCACAGGATGGAAGAGTCGCGCGCGCGACGATGACGGAGGAGAGCACACATGGCGCAGGACGCAATCGAACCCGGCAGCCCCCAGCCGAAGGGCTGGTCGTGGCGGGACCGGGCGCGCGGATCGATCGTGGAGGGCACGCTGCTCGACCCCGCAGCCGAGCCGCTCGAGGGGATCGAGGCCTTCCCGACCGTGTACGTCCCGCATCGGCTGCTCGTCTCCGGCGGCGAGAAGGGCGAGCTGATCGGCGACAACGTCGGGCGCGTCCGCGCGGCTGCCGACCAGTTCGGCTGGGGCGTCACGCGCGTCCTCCTGGACGGCACTGAGATCGGCGACGACGATGAGGTGCCCGGTGCGCGGCTGCCAGGCGCTCCCGTCGTGATCCGGATCGAGTTGACGACCACGGACGGCGACCGCGAAGGCGTCTCGCCCGCCCTGCCGGATGCGTGGCGGGTGCTGCAGCAGGTGCGTCGTGACGCCCTCGCGGCCGTCCGCGAGCCGGTGCGCGATGCGAACGGCGCCGTGGACGTGGGCCGCACCCTGCGGGTCGCCGGCGTCGACGGGATCGGGCTCGACCACGTCCTCACGGTCGACCCGATCGGCATCAACCCCTACACGCGGTCGAACCCGTACACGCGGTCCAATCCCTACACGCGGTCGAACCCGTACACCCGGTCGAACCCGTACACCCGGTCCAATCCCGTCGGCGAGTACGGCGAGGCGGGCCTCGGCGGCCGCCAGCCCGTCGCCTGGGTCGGGCCCCCGCTGCCGCGTGCGGCGCTCGACGAGGGCCGCACCCGCCGCGCGGTCGTGGCCGTGCTCGACACCGGGGCCGGGGAGCACACGTGGCTGCCCGACGACATCGTCGATCGGCACGTCGAGCTCGACGGCCAGCCGATCGGCCACCACGACGACGCGAACCCCGAGGTGTTCCCCGACCTGTTCGGCCCGCTCGACGGCGAGCTCGACCCGGTGGCCGGTCACGGCACGTTCATCGCGGGGATCGTCCGCCAGGCGGCGCCGGATGCCGACATCCTCGCCATCCGGGTCGCCGACGCCCTCGGCGTCGTCGAGGAGTCGAATCTGCTCCGCGTGGTCGAGGAGGTGGGCGTCCTCGTCCACCGGTACCGCACCGGAGCGGAGGGCGGGCGCCCCGTCGACGTGCTGAACCTCTCGCTCGGGTATTACCACGAGACGCCCGAGGACGGTCTGTACTCCCGTGACCTGTACCGGCTGCTGTCGGTCATCCGCGAGCAGGGCACGGTGGTCGTCGTCTCCGCGGGCAACGACGCCACCGACCGCCCGACCTTCCCGGCGTCGCTGTGGCCGTGGCCGGGCTCGGACAACGGGCTCGAGCCCGACGACTTCGCCGAGCACATCTCCGTCGGCGCGCTGAATCCGAGCGGCCGCTCGACCGCGCTGTTCTCCAACGTCGGTCCGTGGGTGCGCCGCTACGCCCGTGGCGCGTCGATCGTCAGCACGCTGCCGGCCTTCGACGGCGGCATCCAGGCCTCCGCGCGCGACGACGAGTACGACCGGCACCGGCTCACGATCGGCCCGGAGGACTTCCGCGGCGGCTTCGGCGTGTGGAGCGGCACCTCGTTCGCCGCACCGCTCGTCGCGGGGCTCGTCGCGGCTCGTCTGCAGGCGCTGCCGGCGACGGAGGAGGCGGGGAAGGCGGTGACCCGCGCGGCGAAGGCGGTGACGGCCGTCCTCGCCGACGACGAGGCCTGATCGGGCGGCCCGCTCGGGCGACGGCGCGCGGCGGCGCTCACGACACGGCATGCTGTGAGGGTGACCTCCCCGGCGGAAGAGCTGCGACAGCGCGGCCTGCGGCTGACCAATCAGCGGCGGTACCCCGAGGCGCGCCGCGTCCTCGAGCAGGCCGCCGCGCTCTCGGCGAGCCCCGATGTCACGGCCCGGATCGCCGGCACCCTCGCGTACGTGCTCGGCCAGATGGGCGAAGCGGCCGAGGGCGAGCGGCTGGTGCGGCGGGCACTCGAGGAGCCGGCGCTCGGCGCCCACGCGTTCGGCGTCGTCGCGGGCCAGCTGGGCAGCCTGCTGTGGAACCGCGGCCGGCTCGACGAGGCGCTCGAGTGGTTCGGCCGGGCGATCGACACCATCCCCGACGACCCCGTCGCGGTCGCCAATCTGCGGATGAACAGGTCGGTCCTACTGATGCAGCGCGGCGACCTCGCGGGCAGCGCGGTCGACCTCGAGCACGCCGCGGCGGCCTACGCCGCGGAAGGCAGCGACGTCGAAATGGCCGAGGCCCAGCACAACCTCGGCTACGTGTCGCTGCTCGGCGGCGACCTGCTGCGGGCGATGCGCGAGATGACCGCGGCGCGCCCCGCGATCGCGCATGCGTCCCCGGCGAACGCCGCCATCGGCGACGTCGACATGGCCGAGGTGCTGCGCGATGCGGGGCTGGTCACCGATGCGGAGCGCCTCCTGCAGGGTGCCGCGCTCGTGTTCGGACGTGCACGGATGCCGGGCGCCCGCGCCGAGGCGGAACTCCAGCTCGCGCGCTCGCTGCTGCGCCACGACACCACGCGGTCCGGTCGCACCGCGCGGTCGGCGGCGCGGCGGTTCGCGGCGGCGGGCAACCGTCTCGGGTCAGCGCGCGCGGAGGCGATCGCGCTGCGCGCGGGATTCGCCGGAGGGTCGATCGACCGGGCAGGGCGTCAGGTCGTCGACCCGCGGCGCCGACCCGCCGATGCCGACGTCGACCGCGTCGCCCGCGCGCTGCACCGCGGCGGGCTGCGCAACGACGCCGTCGCGCTGCGACTGTCGCGCGAGCTGTGGCGGGCGACGCACGCCGTCGCATCCGGCCCGCTGCCGCGGCTCCCCGAGACCGCGTCGCTGGAGGTGCGGCTGCTGGCGCAGGAGGTGCGCGCGGCGCGCGCCGCCGCCCGCCGGCGGGACGCGGAGGCCCGGCGTCATGCCGCGGCCGGCCTGGACGAGCTCGCCGACTGGCGCTCGTCGTTCGGCAGCCTCGACATGCAGACCTCGCTCGCGATGCACGGCAACGGCCTCATCCTGGCCGGACTCGGCGCCGCTGTGCGGTCGGGGCGTCCTGACGCGGTCTTCGAGTGGTCGGAGCGCGCCAGGCACCTCAGCCTGCAGGTCGTGCCCCTGCGCCCGCCGCCCGACGCCGAGGCGGCGGCGGACCTCGCCGAGCTGCGCATCCTCCGGGCCGACCTGGCCGGTGCCGACTGGATGGCGGATCCGCGCGCGATCGAGCTGAGCGACCGGCTCCGCCGCCGCCAGTGGATCGCCACCGGCACGGCCGACGTCTCGGAGCGCGTGGACCTCGCGGCCTTCGGCGGCGGACTCGACGAGGACACCGCGCTGCTGGCGTACGTCTTCAGCCCGGAAGGGCTCAGCTGCCTGGTCGTCACCCGCGCAGGCGCGACCCTCGTCGACCTGCCCGGCTGGGCCGCGGCGCGTGCCGACCTCGCGGGGCTGCGCTCCGACCTCGACGTGTCGGCGTCCGTGCGGTCAGGGCCCATGGCCGAGGTCGTCCGGCGCGGGCTGGCGGCGCGGCTCGCGCGGCTGTCGGCTGCGCTGCTCGACGCGCCTCTCGCCCGATCCGGTACCACCAGAGTCGTGCTGACGGTTCCCGGCGTGCTCGCCGGGCTCCCGTGGGGCATGCTCCCCGGCCTCGCCGGGCGTGGCTTCACGCTCGCGGGATCGGCCTCGCGGTGGGCAGGCGGGCGGACGATGCTGCAGGCGGCGCCGACGAGCGCGGGCTTCGCGGCAGGGCCACGGGTCGCCCGCGGTGACGAGGAGGTCGGGGCGGCAGCATCCGCCTGGACATCGCCGCGCGTCCTCGACGGCGCGCATGTCACGGTCGATGCCGTCGCGGCGCTCGGGGGCGAGGTCGGCGTCCTGCACGTCGCCGCGCACGGCAGGCATGCGGTGGACAACCCGCTGTTCTCGGGCCTGGAGCTCGCCGACGGCGTGCTGTTCGGCTATGACATCGACCGTATGCCGCGGGTGCCGGACGTCGTCGTGCTCTCGGCCTGCGAGGTCGGACGCTCGGCGGTGCGCTGGGGCGAGGAGGCGGTGGGCATGACGAGGGCCTGGCTGCACGCCGGGGCGCGCTGCGTCGTCGCGGCCCCCGTCGTGGTCGCGGACGACGACGCCTGCGAGCTGCTCGGCGCGCTGCACGGAGGGCTCTCCGCGGGCCTGTCTCCCGCGACGGCGCTCGCCGCGGCGGCCGGACGCACCGGCATCCTGGCGCCCTTCCAGTGCCACGGCGACGGATTCTGAGGTTTTTCCGCCCGCGATGTATCTGGAGCCCCGGTGGCTGCTCTTGATCCATGGAACGACACCTCCGGAGTCATCCGGTCGGAGCCGTGGCGGCCTGCCGCACTGGGGCTCGGCACCGCGTCGTTCCACGAGGACGGCCGTCCCGGGGGGTTCGTCGCCCGTCCGAGGGGCCGGTGGTTCTTGGGGGAGAACCACCGGCCCCGGTTACGGCCGCCGGTCCTCGTGCCCTCAGGCCGTGGTGAGCCTGGCCAGCTCGGCGACGAACGCGTCCACGTCTGCGGGCTGCGTGTCGAACGAGCACATCCACCGCACCTCGTTGCGCGCCGCATCCCAGTCGTAGAAGCGGAACGACTCGCGCAGCGCGTCGGCCACGCCGTCCGGCACGGTCGCGAACACGCCGTTCGCCTGGGTCGGCTGGGTGAATGCGACGCCGCGGATGCTGCGGTCGGCGAGTCCTGCCTCGACCTCGCCGCGGAGGCGCTGCGCCATCGCGTTGGAGTGCCGCGCGTTGCGCAGGTACAGGTCGCCCTCGAGCAGCGCGATCAGCTGCGCCGAGACGAACCGCATCTTCGAGGACAGCTGCATGTTCAGCTTGCGGAGGAAG harbors:
- a CDS encoding S8 family peptidase, with amino-acid sequence MAQDAIEPGSPQPKGWSWRDRARGSIVEGTLLDPAAEPLEGIEAFPTVYVPHRLLVSGGEKGELIGDNVGRVRAAADQFGWGVTRVLLDGTEIGDDDEVPGARLPGAPVVIRIELTTTDGDREGVSPALPDAWRVLQQVRRDALAAVREPVRDANGAVDVGRTLRVAGVDGIGLDHVLTVDPIGINPYTRSNPYTRSNPYTRSNPYTRSNPYTRSNPVGEYGEAGLGGRQPVAWVGPPLPRAALDEGRTRRAVVAVLDTGAGEHTWLPDDIVDRHVELDGQPIGHHDDANPEVFPDLFGPLDGELDPVAGHGTFIAGIVRQAAPDADILAIRVADALGVVEESNLLRVVEEVGVLVHRYRTGAEGGRPVDVLNLSLGYYHETPEDGLYSRDLYRLLSVIREQGTVVVVSAGNDATDRPTFPASLWPWPGSDNGLEPDDFAEHISVGALNPSGRSTALFSNVGPWVRRYARGASIVSTLPAFDGGIQASARDDEYDRHRLTIGPEDFRGGFGVWSGTSFAAPLVAGLVAARLQALPATEEAGKAVTRAAKAVTAVLADDEA
- a CDS encoding cell division initiation protein; this encodes MTDQQVPSRTSESDGRSPFDELIGAGVAAAAGTSFATAFRGYDRDEVDAAIAGLQQRQRADAERIAELQDENHRAAEAATRSRKAAERLEARTRQAESAGNENVERLEAELAAAVARAADADQKVQALSDELVGASGESANKERFEEILRVAEDQASLLIRNATVQAERLLDAAREEILNRRKETQAEAAAIIAQAENDAQQARLRIDTETTAHQAQIEREAAHAAEKVSQAEQEAAAIRTEAEKGAAALRSMVARETERARSEAEDAVRELRVRALEFEESLTRRQDDAQQEFLVLHNQAVAHAERITQDANEQVTASLEHAQRVAAKAEDFEKLMRAQAQQTEADANLRAREHLDRAHVKAQKIIDTVTAHSQSVLRDAEDRTRQLRWQQQQLTSFMAEVREMIRPEAPLEDEATGADDAADDTAPSDDAEDSAAQD
- a CDS encoding NUDIX hydrolase family protein codes for the protein MPVRTPDPDPNERDDEGTPRDPLGGIGATGGRSGHPVGDGSFGHPAPGNAANPGWLTDIELAEARRRLPVLYVEAVPVRTDGMGQVIEVGILLRATPIGEISRTIVSGRVRYGETVRDALFRHLENDLGPMAFPLLPSAPVPFTVAEYFPIPGVSAFHDDRQHAVSLAFVVPVTGTCEPRQDALEVTWLKPEEAASDALAAEMEGGRGTLIRLALASVGALR
- a CDS encoding CHAT domain-containing protein, which gives rise to MTSPAEELRQRGLRLTNQRRYPEARRVLEQAAALSASPDVTARIAGTLAYVLGQMGEAAEGERLVRRALEEPALGAHAFGVVAGQLGSLLWNRGRLDEALEWFGRAIDTIPDDPVAVANLRMNRSVLLMQRGDLAGSAVDLEHAAAAYAAEGSDVEMAEAQHNLGYVSLLGGDLLRAMREMTAARPAIAHASPANAAIGDVDMAEVLRDAGLVTDAERLLQGAALVFGRARMPGARAEAELQLARSLLRHDTTRSGRTARSAARRFAAAGNRLGSARAEAIALRAGFAGGSIDRAGRQVVDPRRRPADADVDRVARALHRGGLRNDAVALRLSRELWRATHAVASGPLPRLPETASLEVRLLAQEVRAARAAARRRDAEARRHAAAGLDELADWRSSFGSLDMQTSLAMHGNGLILAGLGAAVRSGRPDAVFEWSERARHLSLQVVPLRPPPDAEAAADLAELRILRADLAGADWMADPRAIELSDRLRRRQWIATGTADVSERVDLAAFGGGLDEDTALLAYVFSPEGLSCLVVTRAGATLVDLPGWAAARADLAGLRSDLDVSASVRSGPMAEVVRRGLAARLARLSAALLDAPLARSGTTRVVLTVPGVLAGLPWGMLPGLAGRGFTLAGSASRWAGGRTMLQAAPTSAGFAAGPRVARGDEEVGAAASAWTSPRVLDGAHVTVDAVAALGGEVGVLHVAAHGRHAVDNPLFSGLELADGVLFGYDIDRMPRVPDVVVLSACEVGRSAVRWGEEAVGMTRAWLHAGARCVVAAPVVVADDDACELLGALHGGLSAGLSPATALAAAAGRTGILAPFQCHGDGF
- a CDS encoding alpha/beta hydrolase, with product MTDVPALDPDAVLWSEPLDARRDAPLLVLLHGYGSHEHDLGGLIPHLPDAFAFAAVRAPLAPRWPTPGYAWYAIENLDAHDPDLVSSAASRFVEWVDAVAPGRTIGLLGFSQGAVVALQALRLRPERFAFVVNLAGYATPGELAGDEQLAVLRPPVFWGRGSRDEVIPAQLVVHTTHWLPAHSELSGRVYPELAHSVSEQELADVRTFLEKQLAALGQ
- a CDS encoding M3 family metallopeptidase; this encodes MTALEPLAFPTDLDGWLSFATDRATERIARVRGVDERLAAETGLPVRERLALWNDAEIALHEATSEAYVLSESHPDESVRGAAESQVQALEALAAARLLDRGLWAAFDGADTGDLDAEEQRLLAFVQRDFRRGGVALDDAARERVRELTDRDTELGLAFSRSIRDGRREIRVEPAALAGLPDDFLAEHPAGDDGLVVLTTDYPDLMPVREYATDRGTRTALVAAYNDLAWPENEPVLAELLAVREERARLLGYTDWADFETEPRMIGSGAAIPAFLDRLDEASRDAAAAEYPLLLERLRVDDPDAEAVTLADFWYLASALKAENHDVDALEVRSYFSFDRVLPGVLETTGRLLDVEYVPVGVPTWHEDVHSYDVVRAGERLGRIHLDMHPREGKFTHAACFPLAPGIVGRSLPEAVLLCNFARGLMTHDEVVTFFHEFGHLVHDILGGAQRFVRFAGVATEWDFVEAPSQLLEEWAWDAGVLASFTANADGDPIPADLVARMRVADGFGRALEVRRQLGHANVSYHLHVDRPADLQAATERLYAASSPVRPLPGLHPYAGFGHLTGYGACYYTYQWSLVIARDLLSAFGGDLMDPEVARRYRREILEQGGRRDAADLVQAFLGRPYAFDAYRDWLAGS
- a CDS encoding RNA polymerase sigma factor, translated to MTEPDSPHLRDPSEDDGVADAAPSIWERAAEDFHRWQGGDARAMDDLVRLMTPVLWHVVRAYGLDTMLAEDVVQSTWLTLVRRHDSIADERAVAGWLTTTARREAWRVGRAHQRVRPTETPDLEPHLPVEDSAEDRAQHRDRDRRLWGAVGVLDERCRRLLRIVAFEERPDYARIALDLAMPVGSIGPTRQRCLSKLRTALEADGWRGETRDL